The Stenotrophomonas sp. NA06056 genome segment CACTGGCCAGCGACAGCAGCAGGATGCCCAGCAGCCAGCGCCCTTCGCGACCCGGCGCGATGGTCTGGCGGGCAAACCACGGCTTCACCAGGCCCAGCATCAGCGCGATGAACGCCACCACGCACAGCAGGTTGAGGCTGGCCGGCAACCAGCCAGTGGCCTGCGCTGCCGCCACGATCAGCGCCAGCAGGCACCACGCGGTCGCATCACCCAGCGCCGCACAGGCGATGGCGGTCTGCCCCAGCGGCGTGTGGGTGATGCCACGATCGGCAAGGATGCGCAGCAGCACCGGAAAGGCGGTGATGCTCATCGAGATGCCGACGAACAGCGCGAACGCGGTAAAGCTCACGCCGTGTGGACCGTGCTGCGGATACAGCCAGATGGCCAGGCCCACGCCGAGCACGAACGGCACCGCGATGCCCGCGTGGCTGACGGTGAATGCGAATCGGCGACGCCCCCGCAGTGCGCCCATATCAAGTTCGGCGCCGGCCACCAGCAGGAACATCAGCACGCCCAGTTGGCTGAGCATGCCCAGCGGCCCCAGCGAAGCGGCCGGGAACAGCGCACCGTGCACCTGCGGCAGCAGACTGCCCAGCAACAGCGGCCCCATCATCAGGCCAGCGGCCATCTCGCCGATCACGGCCGGCTGGCCGAAACGCTTCAACAACGCGCCAGCGCCCTTGGCGACCAGCAACAACACCAGCAGTTGCAGC includes the following:
- a CDS encoding cation:proton antiporter produces the protein MFMDVQTGGPVRPTKWAWRYLVWAGVPLLVGLLLARYAGPGLPTVASRAEAVVGSDWAHHLASPLGLFLLQLLVLLLVAKGAGALLKRFGQPAVIGEMAAGLMMGPLLLGSLLPQVHGALFPAASLGPLGMLSQLGVLMFLLVAGAELDMGALRGRRRFAFTVSHAGIAVPFVLGVGLAIWLYPQHGPHGVSFTAFALFVGISMSITAFPVLLRILADRGITHTPLGQTAIACAALGDATAWCLLALIVAAAQATGWLPASLNLLCVVAFIALMLGLVKPWFARQTIAPGREGRWLLGILLLSLASALVTEVLGIHALFGAFAAGVAVSSNAQLRHLLVARVEPFAVTLLLPLFFAMTGLRLRADALQGGDVLLCVLVIAVATMGKLLGTWSAARSTGMASREAWRLGALMNTRGLMELIVLNLGYELGLLGDRLFAVLVIMALVTTAMTGPLLNLIERRKA